In the genome of Caulobacter sp. NIBR2454, one region contains:
- a CDS encoding recombinase family protein, with translation MLIGYARISRGDHQDLAAQLRTLSEAGCEKVYDEEASGADAARPQLKELLARLEPGDVLIVWKLDRLSRSLSDLLLTLAKVEAAGAGFRSITEAIDTTTAAGRLMMHMIGAFAEFERAMIRERTMQGLETARRAGRHLGRKPKLKPSQKAEIVRMIEDGRGTPAHAAGLFNVSKATVKRVVAAHRLSGAPHE, from the coding sequence ATGCTAATTGGCTATGCGCGCATCTCGCGCGGCGATCACCAGGACCTCGCCGCGCAGCTCCGGACTCTGTCCGAGGCTGGGTGCGAAAAGGTCTATGACGAGGAAGCGTCTGGCGCAGACGCCGCGCGCCCGCAGCTAAAGGAGCTTCTCGCGCGTCTAGAGCCAGGGGACGTCCTGATCGTTTGGAAGCTCGATCGCCTGTCCCGTTCGCTATCGGATCTCCTCCTCACCCTCGCCAAGGTTGAGGCCGCCGGCGCCGGCTTTCGATCGATCACCGAGGCGATCGACACGACGACGGCCGCTGGCCGGCTCATGATGCACATGATTGGTGCGTTCGCCGAGTTCGAGCGCGCGATGATCCGGGAGCGCACCATGCAGGGCCTAGAGACCGCCCGGCGCGCTGGCCGGCATCTTGGGCGGAAGCCGAAGCTGAAGCCGTCACAGAAGGCCGAGATCGTCCGTATGATCGAGGACGGCCGAGGGACGCCGGCACACGCGGCCGGACTGTTCAATGTCTCAAAGGCAACGGTGAAGCGAGTGGTGGCCGCACACCGGCTGAGTGGGGCGCCCCATGAGTGA